From Synoicihabitans lomoniglobus, the proteins below share one genomic window:
- a CDS encoding MYG1 family protein — MSPFTTILTHPGGAHKDEFLACCVLVASASTPVPIVRREPTDADLADASIVVVDVGHVHDPALLNFDHHQLPDDAAPTCALSLVLQHLRLYEDARAFCDWLEPAEWFDCRGPNATARWLGVERDIVNQLYSPIDGTMLRRFAGQTEHAAGEPIWELMRMVGRDLLDYLRGLRTRLDFIGQHAQRWTLDGVTNGDVPAEVLFLPRTDPLPDEPSSGLDRYVMEQDLNDCVVAIIAPDRRGAGYGLSRHRDHPAMDFTRITDEADVHFAHLRGFVAKTSATDPARLRELLTIAATP; from the coding sequence ATGTCGCCATTTACCACGATCCTCACCCATCCGGGTGGTGCCCACAAAGATGAGTTTCTTGCCTGCTGCGTGTTGGTCGCTTCGGCGTCCACGCCCGTGCCGATCGTGCGCCGCGAACCTACCGATGCCGATCTCGCCGACGCGTCCATCGTCGTCGTCGATGTGGGCCACGTTCACGATCCCGCCCTCCTCAATTTCGATCACCACCAGCTGCCCGACGACGCGGCGCCCACCTGCGCGCTCTCACTGGTATTGCAACATCTCCGTCTCTACGAGGACGCGCGCGCCTTCTGCGACTGGCTCGAACCGGCCGAGTGGTTTGATTGCCGCGGCCCCAACGCCACCGCCCGCTGGCTCGGCGTCGAGCGCGACATCGTGAACCAACTCTACTCCCCCATCGACGGCACGATGCTGCGTCGCTTTGCCGGTCAAACCGAACACGCCGCCGGTGAACCGATCTGGGAACTCATGCGCATGGTCGGCCGCGATCTGCTCGACTATCTCCGCGGTCTGCGCACCCGCCTCGATTTCATCGGCCAACACGCCCAGCGCTGGACCCTCGACGGCGTAACGAACGGCGACGTCCCGGCCGAAGTGCTGTTCCTCCCGCGCACCGACCCGCTTCCCGACGAGCCGTCGAGCGGTCTCGATCGCTACGTCATGGAACAGGATCTCAACGATTGCGTGGTTGCCATCATCGCTCCCGATCGACGCGGCGCTGGCTACGGCCTGTCCCGTCACCGCGATCATCCGGCCATGGATTTCACCCGCATCACCGACGAAGCCGATGTGCACTTCGCCCACTTGCGCGGCTTCGTCGCCAAGACCTCCGCCACCGACCCGGCTCGCCTCCGCGAACTCCTCACCATCGCCGCCACACCCTGA
- a CDS encoding 5' nucleotidase, NT5C type, whose product MKPILYIAMDDVLVDVASGLNFVAKEVVEKYAGRVAEIPGLFGKMDAVPEAVSAFRQLAERYDTYVVSTAPWDNPTAWSDKVSWVSCHLGDATRDRLVLTPTMSLLRGDILITATATDFTGEVITLGSAATPDWAAVLQRLIAD is encoded by the coding sequence ATGAAACCCATTCTCTATATCGCCATGGATGACGTGCTGGTGGACGTCGCCTCCGGACTGAACTTCGTGGCCAAGGAAGTCGTCGAGAAATACGCCGGTCGAGTCGCGGAGATTCCGGGCCTTTTTGGCAAGATGGATGCCGTGCCGGAAGCGGTGTCGGCCTTCCGTCAACTCGCGGAACGATACGACACCTATGTGGTTTCGACGGCCCCGTGGGACAACCCGACCGCGTGGAGCGACAAGGTCAGTTGGGTGTCATGTCATCTCGGAGACGCGACGCGGGATCGCCTCGTGTTGACCCCGACCATGAGCCTGTTGCGAGGCGATATTCTGATCACCGCGACCGCGACGGATTTTACGGGAGAAGTGATCACTCTCGGTTCCGCGGCGACGCCCGATTGGGCGGCCGTGCTGCAAAGACTGATCGCGGATTAG
- a CDS encoding CopG family ribbon-helix-helix protein: protein MKRATTFRLKPDVQAGLDLVSQLQHRPKNKLVNEAVAEYVTRHALQTDEALQDILRSLGAYRQSDPDFEHAIDAAVAAEASRRSHEDPAEGQPTPSLSPVTAGLRQLIDA from the coding sequence ATGAAGAGGGCCACCACCTTTCGCTTAAAGCCGGATGTGCAAGCGGGCTTGGATCTCGTCAGTCAGCTGCAGCACCGTCCGAAGAACAAATTGGTTAACGAAGCCGTGGCCGAGTATGTCACGCGCCACGCGCTCCAGACCGACGAGGCGCTGCAAGATATCCTGCGGAGCTTGGGCGCTTATCGACAATCGGATCCCGATTTTGAGCACGCGATCGATGCCGCCGTTGCTGCCGAAGCGTCCCGCCGCTCGCACGAGGATCCGGCAGAAGGGCAACCGACCCCTTCTCTTTCACCGGTCACCGCCGGGTTGCGCCAACTGATCGATGCCTGA
- a CDS encoding Fic family protein: MPDWDEDSPRLRQNLKQVLTAIRAQAAARGKLRLTDAKTWHRVMMAGLTPPDKTMVGRFRGTDPLTSVEILVGSYPGVAAAEVAAQTTQFETTLGQITQHLDATIAPGATLTPDQLTAIIEACAWVHAEWVRIHPFANGNGRTARFWANAIAMRYQLPPFIRLRPRPNFGYDIASGETMLGHRKPTIVTFRRMLDAFLEG; the protein is encoded by the coding sequence ATGCCTGATTGGGATGAAGACAGCCCTCGGCTGCGCCAAAACCTGAAGCAAGTTCTGACCGCCATCCGGGCGCAGGCTGCGGCGCGAGGGAAACTACGTCTCACCGACGCCAAAACCTGGCATCGTGTTATGATGGCCGGACTCACGCCTCCGGACAAAACCATGGTGGGTCGATTCCGCGGCACCGATCCGTTGACGAGCGTCGAGATTTTGGTCGGCTCGTATCCCGGTGTCGCTGCCGCCGAAGTCGCCGCGCAAACGACTCAATTTGAAACGACGCTCGGGCAAATCACCCAGCACCTCGACGCCACCATTGCTCCGGGGGCGACGCTGACTCCGGATCAACTTACCGCCATCATCGAAGCCTGCGCGTGGGTCCACGCCGAATGGGTGCGCATTCACCCCTTTGCCAATGGCAACGGCCGCACCGCTCGCTTCTGGGCCAACGCCATCGCCATGCGTTACCAGCTCCCACCCTTTATTCGGCTCCGCCCGCGCCCCAACTTTGGCTACGACATCGCCTCCGGCGAAACCATGCTCGGCCATCGCAAGCCTACCATCGTTACCTTCCGGCGCATGCTCGACGCGTTCCTGGAAGGGTAA
- the hsdR gene encoding type I restriction-modification system endonuclease, with amino-acid sequence MSSPNSLASNFSFLQEHDEQLLRLGLLAERYFTEDPNTCLLKFRQLAEILAQTAAAYVGVYKEEQEGQYELLSRLARQGILPRDISQLFSEIRRTGNEASHAIAGDHSLALDMLKVAWQLSVWFHRTFKAPKFRSGAFIPPRPPEEESDSLRARLKELSNQLAAQSAAKLQAQQQLESLSFELHAAKDETSFWENMATEADAESAALKQRLAAQQATSKDQPKSKTNSLVGAAKRAAKNIHLDESETRRIIDQQLRDAGWTADTENLRHAKGTRPEKGRNLAIAEWPTETGPADYVLFVGLTPIAVVEAKRKNVNVSSSLQQDKRYSRGFQPSAETVMHDRNWGTEKEFRIPFVYSTNGRPYLLQLATHSGIWFCDIRRPDNLATALQGWHSPEGLTELLKRDDDAAHAKLTEETFSYGFTVRDYQQKAILAVEREIVAGQRTMLLAMATGTGKTKTCIALIYRLLKTQRFRRILFLVDRSALGEQAANAFKDTRMESLQTFADIFGIKELDEPEPETATSVHLATVQGMVARVLNPSESALPPTVDQYDCVVVDECHRGYLLDREMSDTELSFRSQEDYISNYRRVLDYFDAVKIGLTATPALHTSEIFGPPVYTYSYREAVIDGYLIDHEPPIRIETKLSKQGIIWKKGEDVSVLKSNASQVELFKAPDEIKIDIAQFNRKVITKPFNQVICNYLARELDPTSPQKTLIFCAKDEHADLVVDLLKQAFRKVYGAVDDDAVIKITGAADKPLKLIRRFKNELNPTIAVTVDLLTTGIDVPEICNLVFLRRVNSRILFDQMLGRATRVCDEVGKETFRIFDAVRIYEILQTITAMKPVVVNPDISFSQLVRELTEVTTDDAITLVRDQFLAKLQRKKRHLSESAARDFETRAGMPPSDFAAELKAMPLAKIAAWFVQNPDLGEILDRKHDGPGEPVLISAHEDELTDVVRGYGSSTKPEDYLQAFTEFVKTKGNEIPALITVVTRPRSLTRKQLRELMLALDQAGFSEANLHAAWRQKTNQEIAARIIGYIRQAALGDPLIPFAERVDHALQSMLASRDWTTPQRDWLKKLAAQTKANQLVDLDAIEDPNLLFKREGGGYARLNKLFAGEFSQILEQFNGSVWQNPA; translated from the coding sequence ATGAGTTCCCCCAACTCACTCGCCAGCAATTTCAGCTTCCTCCAGGAGCACGACGAACAGCTTCTGCGGTTGGGATTACTCGCGGAGCGATACTTTACGGAGGATCCGAACACGTGCCTACTCAAATTTCGGCAACTGGCGGAGATTCTCGCACAAACCGCCGCCGCCTATGTGGGCGTCTACAAGGAGGAACAGGAAGGTCAGTATGAGTTGCTGAGTCGCTTGGCCCGCCAGGGGATTCTACCGCGGGATATCTCTCAGCTGTTCAGTGAAATTCGTCGCACGGGCAATGAGGCCTCCCATGCGATCGCGGGTGATCATTCGCTCGCGCTCGATATGCTCAAAGTGGCGTGGCAGCTCAGCGTTTGGTTTCACCGCACGTTCAAGGCTCCCAAGTTTCGCTCCGGTGCGTTCATTCCACCGCGCCCTCCCGAGGAGGAAAGCGACTCCCTACGGGCAAGGCTGAAAGAACTGTCAAACCAGCTCGCCGCTCAATCTGCAGCCAAGCTGCAGGCACAACAGCAACTCGAGTCGCTCTCATTCGAACTGCACGCCGCCAAGGACGAAACCAGTTTCTGGGAGAATATGGCCACCGAAGCCGACGCTGAGTCAGCTGCGCTCAAACAACGACTCGCGGCCCAGCAGGCCACCTCCAAGGACCAGCCCAAATCGAAGACCAATTCATTGGTCGGCGCCGCCAAACGGGCCGCCAAGAACATCCATCTCGACGAGTCCGAAACGCGCCGGATCATCGACCAGCAACTGCGTGACGCGGGATGGACTGCCGACACCGAAAATCTGCGCCACGCGAAAGGGACTCGGCCGGAGAAAGGTCGGAACCTCGCCATCGCCGAATGGCCCACCGAGACCGGTCCGGCCGACTACGTGCTGTTCGTTGGCCTTACCCCGATCGCGGTCGTCGAAGCCAAGCGCAAGAACGTCAACGTCTCCTCCTCCCTCCAGCAGGACAAACGTTACAGCCGCGGGTTTCAGCCCTCCGCCGAGACCGTAATGCACGATCGCAATTGGGGCACTGAAAAGGAGTTTCGCATCCCGTTCGTTTACTCGACCAACGGCCGCCCCTACTTGCTCCAACTTGCGACCCACAGCGGCATCTGGTTCTGCGATATTCGCCGCCCCGACAATTTAGCCACCGCGCTCCAAGGTTGGCACTCGCCCGAGGGCCTCACCGAGCTCCTCAAACGCGACGACGATGCAGCACACGCGAAGCTGACCGAGGAAACGTTTTCCTATGGGTTCACCGTTCGCGACTACCAGCAGAAGGCCATCCTCGCCGTCGAACGCGAAATCGTCGCCGGCCAGCGCACCATGCTTCTCGCGATGGCGACCGGCACCGGCAAGACTAAGACCTGCATCGCGCTGATCTACCGCCTACTCAAGACCCAGCGATTCCGCCGCATCCTCTTCCTCGTCGACCGCTCCGCCCTCGGAGAACAGGCCGCCAACGCGTTCAAGGATACGCGCATGGAGAGCCTGCAAACCTTCGCCGATATCTTTGGCATCAAGGAACTCGACGAACCCGAGCCCGAGACCGCCACGTCCGTGCACCTCGCCACGGTGCAGGGCATGGTAGCTCGCGTGCTCAATCCGTCCGAGTCCGCTCTGCCGCCCACCGTCGATCAATACGACTGTGTGGTCGTCGACGAATGTCATCGCGGCTACTTGCTCGATCGCGAGATGAGTGACACGGAGCTCTCGTTCCGCAGTCAGGAAGACTACATCTCCAACTATCGCCGTGTGCTCGACTACTTCGACGCCGTGAAGATCGGCCTCACCGCGACGCCCGCGTTGCACACGTCGGAAATCTTTGGTCCGCCCGTCTACACCTACTCCTATCGCGAGGCCGTGATCGACGGCTATCTCATCGACCACGAACCGCCGATCCGGATCGAGACCAAGCTCTCCAAGCAGGGCATCATTTGGAAAAAAGGAGAGGACGTCTCGGTCCTCAAATCCAACGCCTCTCAGGTCGAGCTCTTCAAGGCGCCCGACGAGATCAAAATCGATATCGCCCAGTTCAATCGCAAGGTCATCACCAAGCCGTTCAACCAGGTCATCTGCAACTACCTCGCCCGCGAGCTGGACCCGACCTCCCCCCAGAAAACCCTCATCTTCTGCGCCAAGGACGAGCACGCCGATCTCGTGGTCGATCTGCTCAAGCAGGCCTTCAGAAAGGTCTACGGCGCGGTCGACGACGATGCTGTGATCAAGATCACCGGCGCCGCCGACAAGCCGCTGAAACTCATTCGCCGTTTCAAGAACGAGCTCAACCCCACCATCGCCGTCACCGTCGATCTGCTCACCACCGGCATCGACGTCCCGGAGATCTGCAACCTTGTCTTTTTACGCCGGGTCAACAGTCGCATCCTCTTCGACCAGATGCTCGGTCGCGCCACCCGCGTTTGCGATGAGGTCGGCAAGGAAACGTTCCGGATCTTCGACGCCGTGCGCATCTACGAGATTCTGCAAACCATCACCGCGATGAAGCCCGTGGTCGTGAACCCCGACATCAGTTTCTCCCAACTGGTGCGCGAGCTCACCGAGGTGACGACCGACGACGCGATCACGTTGGTGCGCGACCAGTTCCTCGCCAAACTCCAGCGTAAGAAACGCCATCTCAGCGAGTCCGCCGCCCGCGATTTCGAGACCCGGGCCGGGATGCCGCCAAGCGACTTCGCCGCCGAACTCAAGGCCATGCCGCTGGCGAAGATCGCCGCATGGTTCGTCCAAAATCCGGACCTCGGTGAAATCCTCGATCGCAAGCATGACGGCCCGGGTGAGCCCGTGCTGATCTCCGCCCATGAGGACGAGTTGACCGACGTTGTGCGCGGCTACGGTAGCTCCACCAAACCCGAGGACTACCTGCAGGCCTTCACCGAGTTTGTTAAGACCAAGGGCAACGAAATCCCGGCCCTCATCACTGTCGTCACCCGTCCGCGCAGTCTCACCCGCAAGCAGCTCCGCGAGCTCATGCTCGCTCTCGACCAAGCCGGTTTCTCCGAGGCCAATCTGCACGCTGCCTGGCGCCAAAAAACCAACCAGGAAATCGCGGCCCGCATCATCGGCTACATCCGCCAAGCTGCCCTCGGCGATCCCCTCATTCCGTTTGCCGAACGCGTCGACCACGCCCTCCAGTCCATGTTGGCCTCCCGCGATTGGACGACGCCCCAACGCGATTGGCTCAAGAAGCTCGCCGCCCAGACCAAGGCCAATCAACTCGTCGATCTCGACGCCATCGAAGACCCCAACCTGCTCTTCAAGCGCGAGGGCGGAGGCTACGCGCGGCTCAATAAACTCTTCGCGGGCGAGTTCTCGCAAATCCTCGAGCAGTTCAACGGCTCCGTCTGGCAAAACCCCGCGTGA
- a CDS encoding ATP-binding protein — MPTSSSQFEQWLDAPEGTNIEFKSAAGGYHFDRLLQYCVALANEGGGQIIFGVTDRRPRSVSGTQAFAEPGRTEEGLYQRLHHRIPVEEYYHGSTRTVIVHVPGRLPGTAWSIDGRYLKRAGDGLVGMPDTELRAIFSETGPDFTATPCPADISVLNPDLVATFRERWAVKSGNPRLRQLSDAALLQDAELLVDDRPCYAALLLMGTREALSQFLPQAEVVFEYRSSEASGPAQDREEFRTGFLGFQDALWKKINLRNDRQSYQDDFFRYDIPTFDEVAIREAILNAVAHRDYRFGGSIFIRQYARRLEIVSPGGLPLGITPDNIADQQNPRNRRLAEALQRIGFVERAGQGMNLMIENAIRQTKPLPSFAGSADHEVQLTLAGTVQNPAFIRYLERLGDDRLSTFSTYDYLTLDALQRDVPQPLEERMSARLPSLLEIGAVERMGRGKGTRYLLSRELFAAMGKSGAYTRQRGLDHETNKALLMKHLWDHATTGAPKRDLVQVLPSVSASSLHRLLEELRDSGFAELRGERRWARWFPLKPYVPN, encoded by the coding sequence ATGCCCACTTCCTCATCGCAATTTGAACAATGGCTCGATGCCCCTGAAGGCACGAACATCGAGTTCAAGTCGGCTGCCGGAGGCTATCACTTCGATAGACTACTGCAGTATTGCGTCGCTTTGGCCAACGAAGGAGGTGGACAAATCATCTTCGGCGTGACCGACCGTCGGCCTCGCTCGGTTTCCGGCACGCAGGCGTTTGCCGAGCCTGGCCGCACCGAGGAGGGTTTGTATCAACGCCTTCACCACCGAATTCCCGTGGAGGAGTATTACCATGGTTCAACTCGCACTGTCATTGTTCACGTCCCGGGTCGCTTGCCCGGCACGGCTTGGAGCATTGACGGTCGCTACTTGAAACGGGCCGGCGACGGTCTCGTCGGTATGCCCGACACCGAGCTTCGGGCCATCTTTTCCGAAACCGGACCCGATTTTACCGCCACCCCCTGTCCAGCGGACATCTCGGTGTTGAACCCTGACCTCGTGGCTACCTTTCGTGAGCGCTGGGCCGTGAAATCCGGGAATCCCCGCCTTCGTCAACTGTCCGATGCAGCACTTCTGCAAGATGCCGAACTTCTCGTTGACGACCGCCCTTGTTATGCCGCGCTCCTCTTGATGGGAACACGTGAAGCACTGTCCCAATTCCTCCCTCAAGCGGAGGTCGTGTTCGAATACCGTTCCTCGGAAGCCTCCGGACCCGCTCAGGACCGGGAGGAATTTCGGACGGGATTCCTCGGCTTTCAGGACGCGCTTTGGAAGAAGATCAACCTGCGCAATGACCGCCAGAGTTATCAGGACGATTTCTTTCGCTACGACATCCCCACCTTCGACGAGGTCGCGATTCGTGAGGCAATTCTAAATGCCGTAGCTCACCGCGACTATCGCTTCGGGGGCTCCATCTTCATCCGGCAATATGCTCGTCGCCTGGAAATCGTAAGCCCCGGGGGCTTACCGCTAGGTATCACGCCCGACAACATTGCCGATCAACAGAACCCACGCAACCGACGCCTTGCCGAAGCCCTGCAACGTATCGGCTTCGTGGAGCGGGCCGGACAGGGCATGAACCTCATGATCGAGAACGCCATTCGGCAGACCAAACCTCTGCCCAGTTTCGCCGGTAGCGCCGATCATGAGGTTCAACTGACGCTCGCCGGCACCGTGCAGAACCCGGCCTTCATCCGCTACCTTGAACGTCTTGGCGACGACCGCCTCTCCACGTTTTCCACCTACGACTATCTCACGCTGGATGCGTTGCAACGTGACGTTCCTCAGCCTCTGGAAGAACGGATGTCTGCCCGTCTGCCCTCGCTCTTGGAAATCGGAGCAGTTGAACGCATGGGACGCGGCAAAGGCACTCGCTACCTGCTCTCCCGCGAACTCTTCGCCGCCATGGGCAAATCCGGCGCCTACACCCGGCAGCGTGGACTCGATCACGAAACCAACAAGGCGCTCCTGATGAAACACCTCTGGGATCACGCCACGACCGGTGCCCCCAAACGGGATTTGGTTCAGGTGCTACCATCCGTTTCCGCAAGTTCACTGCACCGCTTGCTGGAGGAACTGCGAGACTCCGGCTTCGCGGAACTGCGAGGCGAACGACGCTGGGCCCGTTGGTTTCCACTCAAGCCCTATGTGCCAAACTAA
- a CDS encoding N-6 DNA methylase encodes MPTHDIVAKLWNLCNVLKDDGVTYHQYVTELTYLLFLKMAQETGTEDQIPAGYRWADLESKSALERLNHYRLGLVHLGTNGSQLAQEIFANASSFIKKPATLSTLVSEIEKLDWYSAREEGLGDLYEGLLEKNANEKKSGAGQYFTPRRLIDSMINVMRPSLTDVIQDPAAGTGGFLIAANHYLREHHDFDALTEAQQRKYRTGTFYGMEHVQDTHRLALMNLMLHGIDGGIRYGDTLSDDGAALPSATLILSNPPFGTKKGGGLPSRTDFTFPTSNKQFCFLQHIYRGLRPGGRAAVVLPDNVLFESGVGKDIRRDLMDKCNLHTILRLPTGIFYAQGVKTNVLFFTRGKTDKGNTREVWVHDLRANMPQFGKRTILTAAHFAEFEAAYGDDPLGSPAALAQRTDTGETGRCRRFTREWIAGRDDSLDIAWLKDDEAESSTDLPEPSVLATEAMQELEAIMEDLRGILAELGEEEVEEVES; translated from the coding sequence ATGCCCACTCACGACATCGTCGCCAAACTCTGGAACCTCTGCAACGTCCTCAAGGACGACGGCGTGACCTATCACCAATACGTCACCGAGCTCACCTACCTGCTCTTCCTCAAGATGGCGCAGGAGACCGGCACCGAGGACCAGATTCCCGCCGGCTACCGCTGGGCCGACCTCGAGTCCAAGAGCGCGCTCGAGCGCCTCAACCACTACCGCCTCGGCCTCGTCCATCTCGGCACCAACGGCTCGCAACTCGCGCAGGAGATCTTCGCCAACGCGTCCTCGTTCATCAAGAAACCCGCCACGCTCTCCACCCTCGTATCGGAAATCGAAAAACTCGACTGGTATTCCGCCCGCGAGGAAGGCCTTGGCGACCTCTACGAAGGCCTGCTGGAGAAGAACGCCAACGAGAAGAAGTCCGGCGCCGGCCAATACTTCACGCCCCGCCGTCTCATCGACAGCATGATCAACGTCATGCGCCCGTCGCTGACTGACGTCATCCAGGACCCCGCCGCCGGCACCGGTGGTTTCCTCATCGCCGCCAACCACTACCTACGCGAGCACCACGACTTCGACGCCCTCACCGAAGCCCAGCAGCGGAAATACCGCACCGGCACCTTTTACGGCATGGAGCACGTGCAGGACACCCACCGCCTCGCGCTCATGAACCTCATGCTGCACGGCATCGACGGCGGTATCCGTTACGGCGATACCCTGTCCGACGACGGCGCCGCGCTGCCCTCGGCGACGCTCATTCTCAGCAACCCGCCCTTCGGCACCAAGAAAGGCGGCGGACTGCCCTCGCGCACCGACTTCACCTTTCCCACCAGCAACAAGCAGTTCTGTTTCCTCCAGCACATCTACCGCGGATTGAGACCGGGCGGCCGCGCGGCGGTCGTCCTGCCCGACAACGTGCTCTTCGAGAGCGGCGTCGGCAAAGACATCCGCCGCGACCTCATGGACAAGTGCAACCTGCACACGATCCTGCGCCTGCCCACCGGCATCTTCTACGCCCAAGGGGTGAAGACCAATGTGCTCTTCTTCACCCGCGGCAAGACCGACAAAGGCAACACCCGGGAAGTCTGGGTCCATGACCTGCGGGCCAACATGCCGCAATTCGGCAAGCGCACGATCCTCACCGCCGCGCACTTCGCCGAGTTCGAAGCCGCCTACGGCGACGACCCGCTCGGCTCCCCCGCCGCGCTCGCCCAACGCACCGACACCGGCGAAACCGGCCGCTGCCGCCGCTTCACCCGCGAGTGGATTGCCGGCCGCGACGACAGCCTCGACATCGCCTGGCTCAAGGACGACGAAGCCGAATCGAGCACCGACCTACCAGAACCCTCCGTCCTCGCCACCGAAGCCATGCAGGAACTGGAAGCCATCATGGAAGACCTGCGCGGCATCCTCGCCGAACTGGGCGAAGAAGAGGTGGAGGAAGTCGAGTCGTGA
- a CDS encoding restriction endonuclease subunit S, which yields MIERTDQRVPGAKEEFVYVDIGSVNRETKTVRGASKIAGSNAPSRARKVIRTGDVVVSMTRPNLNAVALIDEDLDDQIASTGFEVLRSNELDPRWLYYLVRTEAFVGRMTDLVQGALYPAIRPRDIHAFEIPVAPLPEQKRIADKLEAVLGRVDACRARLARVPDLLKRFRQSVLAAATSGRLTADWREEQNGVEWRDTEFGALIADGPKNGLYKSSSCYGQGTRILRIDNFYSGRINVWSDLKRLDVTEIELRDFGLQVGDIVINRVNSMSHLGKSALVRDLPEPCVFESNMMRVRLDPTSITTGFGILVLTSPSGIAELQEKQNKQ from the coding sequence GTGATCGAACGGACAGATCAACGCGTCCCCGGGGCGAAAGAGGAATTCGTATACGTTGATATTGGCTCAGTTAATCGAGAGACAAAAACGGTTCGTGGAGCATCGAAAATCGCGGGTAGCAATGCACCAAGTCGGGCGAGAAAGGTGATTCGAACGGGTGACGTCGTCGTTTCGATGACGCGTCCAAATCTGAATGCGGTCGCCCTCATCGACGAAGATCTGGATGACCAAATAGCATCGACGGGGTTTGAGGTTCTTCGTTCTAATGAACTCGATCCGCGTTGGCTTTATTATCTCGTTCGAACGGAGGCATTCGTAGGCCGTATGACAGACCTCGTCCAAGGAGCTCTGTATCCCGCAATTCGACCGAGGGATATTCATGCCTTCGAGATCCCAGTCGCCCCGCTCCCCGAGCAAAAGCGAATCGCGGACAAGCTCGAGGCGGTGTTGGGCCGGGTGGACGCCTGCCGCGCCCGCCTCGCCCGCGTCCCCGACCTCCTCAAACGCTTCCGCCAATCCGTCTTAGCCGCCGCCACCTCCGGCCGCCTCACCGCCGACTGGAGGGAAGAGCAAAACGGCGTGGAATGGAGGGATACAGAGTTTGGCGCACTGATCGCTGATGGACCAAAAAATGGACTCTACAAATCTTCGTCTTGCTACGGACAGGGCACTCGAATTCTGCGCATCGATAATTTTTACTCGGGTAGAATCAATGTGTGGTCCGACTTGAAACGTCTCGATGTCACTGAAATCGAGCTACGCGATTTCGGATTACAAGTTGGCGACATTGTCATCAACCGAGTGAACAGCATGTCTCACCTTGGAAAGTCTGCTTTGGTGCGCGATTTGCCCGAACCGTGCGTTTTCGAAAGCAACATGATGAGGGTCCGCCTCGACCCCACTTCGATCACGACTGGGTTTGGAATTCTGGTCCTGACCTCCCCAAGTGGAATTGCGGAACTTCAGGAAAAGCAAAACAAGCAGTAA
- a CDS encoding type IV toxin-antitoxin system AbiEi family antitoxin domain-containing protein, whose product MPSALQKNLSSLAAGNELLTTAQLLEAGISDQSITRLVEKGTLVRVRRGIYEHADSPTSEHHDLIQVAKSASRAVVVLVSALRFHEIGTQSPHEVWIQLPAQTRVPKIDWPPIRVIRTRVNELQTAGVEHHQLGGAEVAITTPARTVADCFKHRNKLGIDVCVEALRETLNARKAKIGEISEMGRLLRVGKIMRPYLEAMI is encoded by the coding sequence ATGCCGTCCGCTCTCCAGAAAAATCTGAGTTCACTTGCCGCCGGGAACGAGCTGCTGACAACGGCACAGCTTCTGGAGGCCGGGATTTCTGACCAGAGCATCACCAGGCTCGTCGAGAAGGGCACACTGGTGCGTGTGCGCCGTGGGATTTATGAGCACGCCGATTCTCCAACGAGTGAGCATCACGATCTGATCCAAGTCGCCAAGAGTGCCTCCCGCGCCGTTGTCGTGCTGGTCAGTGCCCTGCGCTTTCACGAAATCGGCACCCAATCGCCCCATGAGGTCTGGATTCAGCTTCCGGCGCAGACGCGGGTTCCCAAGATCGACTGGCCGCCCATCCGGGTCATCAGGACGCGGGTGAATGAACTCCAAACCGCGGGGGTGGAGCATCACCAGCTCGGCGGAGCCGAGGTCGCCATCACAACCCCGGCTCGGACGGTGGCGGATTGTTTCAAACACCGCAACAAGCTGGGCATCGACGTCTGCGTGGAGGCACTCAGGGAAACCCTGAACGCACGCAAAGCGAAGATCGGAGAGATCAGCGAAATGGGTCGGCTCCTGCGAGTCGGTAAAATCATGAGACCGTATCTGGAGGCGATGATATGA
- a CDS encoding type II toxin-antitoxin system RelE/ParE family toxin, producing MGYQVGLTEEARADLGEVVRFLAEKSSESAERIGHELLDAALTLTLFPRRGASVRRRPGVRKLTHRHYLIFYQVNETAEWVEVIRIWDGRQNPASLRL from the coding sequence ATGGGCTACCAAGTCGGTCTGACCGAAGAGGCCCGGGCCGATCTTGGCGAGGTCGTCCGGTTTCTCGCAGAAAAGAGCTCCGAGTCGGCCGAACGCATCGGCCACGAATTGCTCGACGCCGCGCTAACACTCACCCTTTTCCCGCGCCGGGGCGCATCCGTGCGACGTCGGCCGGGTGTGCGCAAACTCACCCACCGCCACTACCTGATCTTTTATCAGGTCAATGAAACCGCGGAGTGGGTTGAAGTCATCCGTATCTGGGACGGTCGGCAAAATCCGGCGTCACTTCGCCTTTGA